TCAATCAAAGACATGAATACCTAGCAAGGAGCTATGAATGGTACGCCCATTTTAGACAGAGAGAAGTCACCGAGGATATGGTTGATTTTTACCTTGAAAATTACCTGTATAAAAATTGGCTTACCCGGCATTTATCCGACAACCCTGTGGGTGATCATAGCGAGCTCGAGTTTATCCAAAATCAATCTGTAAAACTGACTCTACAGATCAATAAAATACTAGGTGAGAAAGAATTCCCGGAGGATTTTAAAAATCGAATAGGAGAACCAATGCCTGAATCTGAAAAAGAATTTTTAGGAGACTATTTACTGGAAAAAGAAAGAATAGAATATTCGATCTCACTAGTCAACGGATACCTTTTTCTTTATGATTTCACTCCTTTGAAAAGGGTTGGGGAAGGAAAATATGAGGATTTATTAAAGAGATTTTCATTCACCTTTTTCAAGAATGAAGAAGGAAAATTGAGCCTTACTTATTCAGTTAAAAATGAACCTGATGAGATTGCCTTAAAAATAGAAGACTAACATGATATCTTTCTTCCGAAAAATCCGCCAAAAACTCCTTTCCCAAAATCGGGTCACCCGATACTTGGTCTATGCCTTGGGCGAGATATTCTTAGTGGTGATTGGGATTCTGATAGCGCTTCAGGTCAACAACTGGAATGAGGGCAGAAAACTGAACAAACAAAAAGCGGTTCTTTTGGAAAACCTTGAGCAGGATTTTGAAGAAAATCAGAAGCGCCTGGACTTGATTATTGGCTTTTTGAACGACCGGGAAAAGTATGCCCGTCATATCCTTGCTCTCTTGGATTCCTTACCTGAGAAATTGGACAGTATCCCAACTGTTTTTGCCCTTGAAAGAGCTGGCTTTGTCCACTACTTTAATCCTACCCAACCTACCTACGAGGAGATGAAATCCTCCGGGACTCTTAGCCTCATTTCAAACAAGGAACTCAAAAGAGTCATGTCCAGCTACCAGACTTTTTTGGAATACAGCTATCGCATAGAAGAGAAAAACAGTGACTTGATCCAATCTTTTGCAGACCGAATTTTGCGATACATGGACCCGGATTTCGGTACGGTAAACATTACTGATAATGAATCCAAGGCTTATGCTGGAGTACATTTTGATCTGAAGGCCATGTCAAATGACACTGAAATTCACTATCTTCTCAACCTTATTGTCCACAAAAGTATTGTGGAAGCCGGATACAAAGACCGAATATTTAGACCCAGGCTTAAATATATCCTCGAATTGATCAAAGAAGAAAAGAAAATTGCATCGAATGAATAAAGAAAACACACATACCAAACTTTTAAAAAAGAGGTTCCTTGTAGGTTTA
This window of the Aquiflexum balticum DSM 16537 genome carries:
- a CDS encoding DUF6090 family protein, yielding MISFFRKIRQKLLSQNRVTRYLVYALGEIFLVVIGILIALQVNNWNEGRKLNKQKAVLLENLEQDFEENQKRLDLIIGFLNDREKYARHILALLDSLPEKLDSIPTVFALERAGFVHYFNPTQPTYEEMKSSGTLSLISNKELKRVMSSYQTFLEYSYRIEEKNSDLIQSFADRILRYMDPDFGTVNITDNESKAYAGVHFDLKAMSNDTEIHYLLNLIVHKSIVEAGYKDRIFRPRLKYILELIKEEKKIASNE
- a CDS encoding DUF6090 family protein; this encodes MISLFRKIRQKLLSQNRVSRYLVYALGEIFLVVIGILIALQVNNWNEAKNNEKRFTKILQEISKDAQRDFNRAFYINRAELEVDSLINRALKGQISREEYTADNLHLFYMGLQYSPFEMQKTAFKKLENYPGIIPEKYDSILTEINQYHIELSGRYYTTYENFREQVNQRHEYLARSYEWYAHFRQREVTEDMVDFYLENYLYKNWLTRHLSDNPVGDHSELEFIQNQSVKLTLQINKILGEKEFPEDFKNRIGEPMPESEKEFLGDYLLEKERIEYSISLVNGYLFLYDFTPLKRVGEGKYEDLLKRFSFTFFKNEEGKLSLTYSVKNEPDEIALKIED